A section of the Pseudanabaena mucicola str. Chao 1806 genome encodes:
- the lpdA gene encoding dihydrolipoyl dehydrogenase: MSDKFDYDLIIIGAGVGGHGAALHAVACGLKTAIIEDNVMGGTCVNRGCIPSKALLAASGRVREMRAKSHLKALGIDVGEVNFDRSAIASHADNLVLKLRGDLTNSLKRLGVDILEGRGRVAGVQQVSIGDKTYTAKDIILATGSEPFVPRGIQIDGKTVYTSDQAVRLETLPQWVAIIGSGYIGLEFADVYTALGSEVTMIEALDVLMPGFDPDIAKIAERVLLKPRDIETRTGVFATKITAGSPVKIELTDAKTKKVLEVLEVDACLVATGRIPLTKDIGLESVGITPNQRGFIDVDDTMSTSVPHLWAIGDATGKMMLAHAASAQGIVVVENICGRATKVDYQSIPAAAFTHPEVSFVGLTEPQAKEKGAAEGFKVATAKSYFKGNSKAIAEGETEGLAKIVYREDSGELLGVHIIGIHASDLIHEASAAIRDRQTVQKLAMGVHAHPTLSEVLDEAYKRAAHI, translated from the coding sequence GTGTCGGACAAATTTGATTACGATTTGATCATTATTGGTGCTGGCGTTGGTGGACATGGCGCAGCTCTCCATGCCGTCGCTTGTGGTTTAAAAACAGCGATCATCGAAGATAATGTTATGGGAGGTACTTGTGTTAATCGTGGTTGCATTCCATCCAAAGCATTACTCGCAGCTTCGGGACGGGTGCGCGAAATGCGAGCAAAGTCTCACCTCAAAGCCTTGGGGATTGATGTTGGTGAAGTAAATTTCGATCGCAGTGCGATTGCTAGTCATGCTGATAACTTAGTACTGAAATTGCGTGGTGATTTGACCAATAGCCTCAAACGATTAGGCGTAGATATTTTGGAAGGTCGTGGTCGTGTTGCAGGGGTGCAACAAGTTAGCATTGGCGATAAGACTTACACCGCTAAAGATATTATTCTCGCCACAGGTTCCGAGCCATTTGTCCCTCGCGGTATTCAAATCGATGGCAAAACAGTCTATACCAGCGATCAAGCTGTGCGGTTGGAAACATTGCCCCAATGGGTGGCGATTATCGGTAGTGGTTACATCGGGTTAGAATTTGCCGATGTTTACACAGCGCTAGGTTCAGAAGTAACGATGATCGAAGCATTAGATGTATTGATGCCAGGATTCGATCCTGATATTGCCAAGATTGCCGAGCGTGTATTGCTTAAGCCTCGTGATATTGAAACGAGAACAGGTGTATTTGCTACCAAGATCACCGCAGGCTCTCCTGTAAAGATTGAACTTACCGATGCCAAGACAAAAAAGGTCTTGGAAGTTCTGGAAGTAGATGCTTGCTTAGTGGCGACTGGTCGAATTCCGCTTACTAAAGATATTGGTTTGGAAAGTGTTGGTATTACGCCGAATCAGCGTGGATTCATTGATGTGGATGACACTATGTCAACTTCTGTTCCCCATCTATGGGCGATTGGCGATGCTACAGGCAAGATGATGTTGGCTCACGCAGCTTCTGCACAGGGTATTGTTGTTGTGGAAAATATCTGTGGTCGCGCGACTAAGGTTGATTATCAAAGCATCCCTGCGGCAGCATTTACCCATCCCGAGGTTAGCTTTGTTGGTTTGACTGAGCCACAGGCTAAGGAAAAGGGTGCGGCAGAAGGCTTTAAGGTTGCTACGGCGAAGTCTTATTTTAAGGGCAATTCTAAAGCGATCGCTGAGGGCGAAACCGAAGGCTTAGCCAAGATCGTTTACCGTGAAGATTCGGGCGAACTTTTGGGTGTGCATATCATTGGTATTCATGCTTCGGACTTGATTCATGAAGCATCAGCAGCAATTCGCGATCGCCAAACGGTGCAAAAGTTAGCAATGGGGGTTCACGCGCACCCCACTCTGAGCGAAGTTCTAGACGAAGCCTATAAACGTGCTGCCCATATTTAA
- a CDS encoding Era-like GTP-binding protein yields MRKSYNIYIVLTLIALFLQKTKTNKPIYTDLAYELLVKYHDLFRSELSSREIEEIAFLQEKLDKFSISIAVFGMVSKGKTSLLNALFGQKLGETGAIHGVTKGTSIYEWKIPMDSPTDGETHHKLELQLIDTQGLDEVGGEIGGANALEAAKRADLILFVIAGDMTRLEQEAIAQLQNFYKPILLVFNKADLYPECDRHAIYQALQNEEMRKLISPQEIVYTVADPLPVKVRLQYSDGNTRQEVWEKPQPNVNNLKSRILSLLNTEGKALLAVNALRGLLEIQDAVTQRHLQKVQSSTAITALLFSVESLGLLISPHLWLDGLISGACQSVLALWLIGRFPSQKKYMWLLLIVVIACLSGELGLDSKDIRYLQILWTGLSVSILFRGIVADLNHSCGYGKLGAKKLMEVIFKSVHTDSILWRFHNYLVQG; encoded by the coding sequence ATGCGTAAGTCCTATAATATTTATATTGTATTGACATTAATTGCATTGTTCCTCCAAAAAACTAAGACAAATAAGCCTATCTACACAGACCTTGCCTACGAACTGCTAGTCAAATATCATGATTTATTTCGATCAGAGCTAAGCAGTCGAGAAATAGAGGAAATCGCCTTTTTGCAAGAGAAGCTAGATAAATTCTCAATCTCGATCGCCGTTTTTGGTATGGTATCCAAGGGTAAGACTTCTCTTTTGAATGCTCTATTTGGGCAAAAGCTAGGGGAGACGGGAGCAATTCATGGAGTTACTAAGGGAACTAGCATTTATGAATGGAAGATACCAATGGATAGTCCCACAGATGGAGAGACGCATCATAAACTAGAATTGCAACTTATAGATACGCAAGGGCTAGATGAAGTTGGTGGAGAAATTGGTGGAGCTAATGCCCTTGAAGCAGCTAAGCGGGCGGACTTGATTTTATTTGTAATTGCTGGAGATATGACGCGGTTGGAGCAGGAGGCGATCGCCCAACTGCAAAATTTCTATAAGCCAATTTTATTGGTTTTTAATAAAGCTGATCTTTATCCTGAGTGCGATCGCCATGCGATTTATCAAGCTTTACAAAATGAGGAAATGCGTAAGCTCATTTCACCACAAGAGATCGTCTATACAGTGGCTGACCCTTTACCAGTGAAAGTCCGATTGCAATATAGTGACGGGAACACAAGGCAAGAGGTTTGGGAAAAGCCACAACCTAATGTAAACAACTTAAAATCCAGAATTCTCTCATTACTGAATACGGAAGGAAAAGCACTACTAGCCGTCAATGCGTTGCGTGGATTATTAGAAATTCAAGATGCTGTTACACAGCGCCATTTACAAAAAGTGCAATCATCAACAGCAATCACAGCACTCTTATTTAGTGTTGAGTCGCTCGGTCTATTGATATCACCACATTTATGGCTTGATGGTCTAATTAGTGGTGCTTGCCAAAGCGTGTTAGCCCTGTGGCTCATTGGCAGATTCCCTAGCCAAAAAAAATATATGTGGTTATTGCTGATAGTCGTGATCGCTTGTCTGTCAGGAGAACTAGGTCTCGATAGCAAAGACATACGCTACTTGCAAATTCTCTGGACAGGATTAAGTGTTTCAATCCTCTTTCGAGGAATTGTTGCTGATCTAAATCATAGTTGCGGTTACGGAAAGCTGGGTGCAAAAAAACTAATGGAAGTGATTTTTAAATCTGTTCACACTGATTCCATATTGTGGAGGTTTCATAACTACTTAGTACAAGGTTAA
- a CDS encoding TIGR02450 family Trp-rich protein — protein sequence MPKKQKFPHLVGSKWTSMQETFGWRHFVVINRKNEGDLVFAEIKAACDDSVRFWLNAKSLKQRSLWTPGWTPLKEI from the coding sequence ATGCCCAAGAAACAAAAATTTCCACATCTAGTTGGCTCAAAATGGACTTCCATGCAAGAAACCTTTGGTTGGAGGCATTTTGTTGTGATAAATCGCAAAAATGAGGGGGATTTAGTTTTTGCGGAGATTAAGGCTGCCTGTGATGATTCGGTTCGTTTCTGGCTCAATGCCAAGTCTTTGAAGCAGCGATCGCTATGGACTCCTGGATGGACACCCCTCAAGGAAATTTAA
- a CDS encoding YbaB/EbfC family nucleoid-associated protein, translating into MSDGKGFGFGLGKMKEAFQKAQQIQEGAKKLQEELDQLRLTGESGGGLVKVTLSGNQEPQGVEIAPEALNEGAEVLSDLVLAALKDAYQLSTGTMKEKMEELTGGLGLPAGF; encoded by the coding sequence ATGTCAGACGGAAAAGGATTTGGCTTTGGTTTAGGCAAAATGAAAGAAGCCTTCCAAAAAGCGCAGCAAATTCAAGAAGGCGCTAAAAAATTACAAGAAGAATTAGATCAACTACGTCTAACTGGCGAATCGGGTGGCGGCTTAGTCAAAGTAACTCTAAGTGGCAACCAAGAACCTCAAGGTGTAGAAATTGCTCCTGAAGCCTTGAATGAAGGTGCAGAAGTTTTATCTGACCTAGTGCTTGCAGCGCTTAAGGATGCCTATCAGCTTTCGACTGGCACTATGAAAGAAAAAATGGAAGAGCTTACTGGTGGGCTTGGCTTACCCGCAGGTTTCTAA
- a CDS encoding homoserine dehydrogenase has translation MTYKVGLLGLGTVGAGVAKIIQDPSGRHPLLPDIKIARVGVRSLNKQRDVAIDANIVTDDLESIVNDPEIDIVVEVIGGIEPAKSLILKAIANGKHVVTANKAVIARHGNEIFSESKQKGVYVMLEAAACGGIPVIQALKQSLGGNRITELTGIVNGTTNYILSRMYFEGADFGDTLAEAQKLGYAEADPTADVDGYDAADKMAILASLAFGDRVNLEDIYREGIRSITSADIGYAKELGFTIKLLGIARRAVGKEESDLEIRVHPTLIPIQHPLANIHGVTNAVRIEGDPVGEVVFSGPGAGSGATASAVVADIINVVAALKSVPNQINQLMGCSHEHYAKIAPIENTVTQFYARLLTHDKPGVIGDLGTAFGHHQVSLNAILQKNTVHDGLAEIVVVTQQVSELNFQQAIAAIRQLPTLHSIPTILRVL, from the coding sequence GTGACATATAAAGTTGGACTTCTCGGATTAGGAACCGTTGGCGCTGGTGTTGCCAAAATTATCCAAGACCCTAGTGGTCGCCATCCCTTACTCCCAGATATCAAAATCGCCCGTGTCGGTGTGCGATCACTTAATAAGCAGCGTGATGTGGCGATCGATGCCAATATAGTTACAGATGATTTGGAATCTATCGTTAATGATCCTGAGATCGATATAGTGGTTGAGGTAATTGGCGGGATCGAGCCTGCAAAGAGTTTAATTTTAAAGGCGATCGCCAATGGTAAGCATGTCGTTACAGCAAACAAAGCTGTCATCGCAAGACATGGTAATGAAATTTTCTCTGAATCCAAACAAAAAGGCGTATATGTAATGCTAGAAGCGGCGGCTTGTGGCGGGATTCCCGTGATTCAAGCACTGAAACAAAGTCTTGGTGGTAATCGCATTACCGAATTGACGGGCATTGTCAATGGTACTACTAATTACATTCTCAGTCGGATGTACTTTGAGGGGGCGGACTTTGGTGATACCCTTGCTGAGGCGCAAAAGTTGGGCTATGCCGAAGCTGATCCCACTGCAGATGTGGATGGTTATGATGCTGCTGATAAGATGGCGATTTTGGCAAGTCTTGCCTTTGGCGATCGCGTTAACCTTGAAGATATTTACCGCGAAGGTATCCGCTCGATTACCAGTGCAGATATCGGCTATGCAAAAGAGTTAGGCTTTACGATTAAGCTCCTCGGTATTGCAAGAAGAGCCGTAGGTAAAGAAGAGAGTGATTTAGAAATTCGCGTGCATCCTACGCTCATTCCCATCCAGCATCCCCTTGCCAATATTCATGGTGTTACTAATGCCGTGCGTATCGAAGGTGATCCCGTTGGTGAAGTGGTATTTTCGGGACCTGGAGCAGGTTCAGGAGCAACGGCTAGTGCTGTAGTTGCCGATATTATTAATGTTGTCGCAGCGCTAAAATCTGTTCCTAATCAAATTAATCAACTGATGGGTTGTTCCCACGAACATTATGCCAAGATTGCGCCCATTGAAAATACGGTGACGCAGTTTTATGCCAGATTGCTCACCCATGATAAACCTGGGGTAATTGGTGATCTTGGTACTGCTTTTGGTCATCACCAAGTTAGCTTGAATGCGATCTTGCAAAAAAATACGGTTCACGATGGTTTAGCTGAAATAGTCGTGGTAACTCAACAAGTCAGTGAGTTAAATTTCCAACAGGCGATCGCCGCTATTCGCCAGTTACCGACATTGCACAGCATCCCAACAATATTACGGGTGTTATAA
- a CDS encoding four-carbon acid sugar kinase family protein, producing the protein MAANSSQKPKIIVLDDDPTGSQTVHSCLLLTKWDVETLRIGLADESPIMFVLTNTRSLTPEDATKVTREVCRNLKPALEAEGIHEFLIVSRSDSTLRGHYPVETDAIAEELGNFDAHFLVPAFFEGGRFTKSSVHYLVVNGVPTPVHETEFAKDSVFGYKHSYLPDYVEEKTQGRIPADQVERFLLGDIRSGIRHRLVRLHNNQCGVVDAENQADLNQFASDVLAIAATGKHFLFRSAASLLTALAKLPPQPIPAEEMSKYMRSHKAGVAIVGSHVKKTTEQLENLLKAPNTVPVEIEVARLLSDTEAQSATLQQEALAQVAKAHAAGKTAVVFTSRKELEFADTSTRLAFGQSVSALLMAIVQGLPTDIGFLISKGGITSNDVLSTGLNLPTARLLGQILAGCSVVRTPPDHPRFPDLPVVLFPGNVGDASALATVYTRLAMGIED; encoded by the coding sequence ATGGCAGCTAATTCTTCCCAAAAGCCGAAAATTATTGTTCTTGATGATGATCCGACTGGCTCACAAACTGTGCATAGCTGCCTACTGCTCACGAAATGGGATGTGGAAACTCTAAGGATTGGGCTAGCCGATGAATCGCCGATTATGTTTGTGTTGACCAACACGCGATCACTAACTCCCGAAGATGCCACCAAAGTCACCCGTGAAGTTTGTCGCAATCTCAAACCTGCTCTGGAAGCAGAAGGCATCCATGAATTTTTGATCGTTAGTCGTTCGGATTCGACTTTGCGGGGACATTATCCAGTTGAAACTGATGCGATCGCTGAGGAGTTGGGAAACTTTGACGCACATTTCCTCGTGCCAGCATTTTTTGAAGGTGGGCGCTTTACAAAATCAAGTGTGCATTATTTAGTAGTTAATGGTGTGCCTACGCCAGTGCATGAGACTGAATTTGCCAAAGATTCAGTGTTTGGCTACAAGCATAGCTACTTACCCGATTATGTCGAAGAAAAAACTCAGGGGCGGATTCCTGCGGATCAGGTCGAACGGTTCTTATTAGGGGATATTCGCTCAGGGATTCGGCATCGCTTAGTGAGACTCCATAACAATCAATGTGGGGTAGTTGATGCCGAAAATCAAGCTGACCTCAATCAATTTGCCTCTGATGTTTTAGCGATCGCCGCTACTGGCAAACACTTTCTCTTCCGCAGTGCAGCGAGCTTACTGACTGCCCTTGCTAAGCTGCCACCACAACCCATTCCTGCGGAAGAAATGTCCAAATATATGCGATCGCACAAAGCTGGTGTCGCGATCGTTGGCTCCCATGTCAAAAAAACCACTGAGCAGTTGGAGAACTTACTCAAGGCTCCCAATACAGTTCCCGTTGAAATTGAGGTGGCACGGTTATTGAGTGATACGGAGGCACAATCAGCAACTCTCCAACAGGAAGCCCTAGCCCAAGTTGCAAAGGCTCATGCTGCAGGGAAAACTGCCGTCGTGTTTACCAGTCGGAAAGAATTAGAATTTGCGGATACCTCCACTCGCCTTGCTTTTGGTCAATCCGTATCAGCATTACTAATGGCGATCGTGCAGGGACTACCCACTGATATTGGCTTTTTGATTAGCAAAGGTGGCATTACTTCTAACGATGTTCTGAGTACAGGCTTAAATCTGCCCACGGCAAGGCTATTAGGACAAATTTTGGCAGGTTGCTCCGTAGTACGGACTCCTCCCGATCATCCCCGTTTCCCTGATTTACCCGTGGTTTTGTTCCCTGGTAATGTGGGCGATGCAAGTGCTCTAGCAACAGTTTATACAAGATTAGCAATGGGCATTGAAGATTAA
- a CDS encoding DUF1830 domain-containing protein, which yields MRRSPTLGSSTGIDKDYSQVKTMLDIQERKTNHQNLHNQAKQLTCIYRNESSVIQIVRISQPSIAFFERTVLPNQYIHFSTSIDALLEVYEGLMSGLVHADTIPCYQLAIAADSDKSLSHLSSKIHHELSKTSQGILTKVA from the coding sequence ATGAGACGATCCCCTACTCTGGGATCATCAACTGGCATAGATAAGGATTATTCACAGGTAAAGACAATGTTAGATATTCAAGAGCGCAAAACTAATCATCAAAATTTACACAATCAAGCTAAGCAACTAACTTGTATTTATCGTAACGAAAGCTCAGTTATTCAGATTGTACGTATATCTCAACCTAGTATTGCCTTCTTTGAAAGAACCGTTTTGCCAAATCAGTACATTCATTTTTCTACATCCATAGATGCCTTGTTAGAAGTTTATGAAGGCTTAATGTCAGGCTTAGTCCATGCTGATACGATTCCTTGCTATCAATTAGCGATCGCCGCCGATAGCGATAAATCTCTAAGCCACTTAAGCTCAAAAATACATCATGAGTTATCCAAGACTTCACAAGGCATATTAACTAAAGTTGCCTAA
- the bcp gene encoding thioredoxin-dependent thiol peroxidase, producing the protein MALKVGDRAPEFSLPDTNGNIVTLSSLKGSRVVLYFYPRDNTPGCTKEACGFRDHYAQFQTKNTIIFGVSTDDAKSHQKFTQKFDLPFPLLTDADGQVATAYESYGLKKFMGKEYVGVFRNTFVIDAEGNIEKIYLGVKAELHPAQVLADI; encoded by the coding sequence ATGGCTTTAAAGGTTGGCGATCGCGCTCCAGAATTTAGCTTGCCAGATACGAACGGCAACATCGTGACTCTTTCTAGTCTCAAAGGTAGCCGCGTTGTTTTGTATTTCTATCCTCGCGACAATACCCCCGGATGCACCAAGGAAGCCTGCGGTTTTCGCGATCACTACGCCCAATTCCAAACGAAAAATACAATAATTTTTGGGGTCAGCACCGATGATGCCAAGTCCCACCAAAAATTCACGCAAAAATTTGATCTACCCTTTCCATTACTCACTGATGCTGATGGTCAAGTTGCCACAGCCTATGAGAGCTATGGACTCAAGAAATTTATGGGTAAAGAATATGTGGGTGTCTTCCGTAATACCTTTGTGATCGATGCTGAGGGTAATATTGAAAAAATTTATCTTGGCGTTAAAGCGGAGTTACATCCTGCCCAAGTTTTAGCAGATATCTAA
- a CDS encoding DUF3134 domain-containing protein codes for MNNPALRVQRRNQPAALIPTQQEVSILDWLESTGRLIAREGTESSLKFDDEAEELSELMLGDDASYIDDDDDDLDDDDVD; via the coding sequence ATGAATAACCCAGCTTTGCGTGTTCAACGTCGCAACCAACCAGCCGCTCTCATTCCTACCCAACAGGAAGTATCAATCCTTGACTGGCTCGAATCTACAGGTCGCCTCATTGCCAGAGAAGGCACTGAATCTAGCTTAAAATTTGATGATGAAGCTGAAGAACTCAGCGAATTGATGCTCGGTGACGATGCTAGCTACATCGATGATGATGATGATGATCTCGATGATGATGATGTTGACTAA
- a CDS encoding chromophore lyase CpcT/CpeT yields the protein MNSSSQLLQLASWMSGEYSNREQSLDQPVWFVNLVWWQRPIPFNVLGSIAIFAEQANALILDRPYRQRILQFVENDGKIQVKYWGFKDPVAWTGAGRDRDRLNQININDIEPLAGCLLDISFVNGRYKAEMPKDAKCCFQYLNESRQVVLGFEVSADEFWSGDRGVEPETGTAIWGAIMDFYKFKKINDFSPEITHQ from the coding sequence ATGAATAGTTCTAGCCAACTTTTGCAACTTGCATCATGGATGTCAGGTGAATATAGCAACCGTGAACAATCTCTAGATCAACCTGTTTGGTTTGTAAATTTAGTCTGGTGGCAACGTCCCATCCCATTTAACGTTTTAGGTAGCATTGCTATCTTTGCCGAACAAGCCAATGCCTTGATCCTTGATCGCCCTTATCGTCAACGTATTTTGCAATTTGTGGAAAATGACGGCAAAATTCAAGTGAAATATTGGGGATTTAAAGATCCTGTCGCATGGACCGGGGCTGGACGGGATCGAGATCGGCTAAATCAAATCAACATTAATGACATCGAACCCCTCGCTGGTTGTTTACTAGATATCTCATTTGTCAATGGTCGCTACAAAGCCGAAATGCCCAAAGATGCAAAATGTTGTTTTCAATATTTAAACGAATCGCGCCAAGTTGTTTTAGGTTTTGAGGTTAGCGCTGATGAATTCTGGAGTGGCGATCGCGGAGTTGAGCCTGAAACAGGTACAGCCATCTGGGGCGCAATCATGGACTTTTACAAATTTAAAAAAATCAATGATTTTAGTCCTGAAATTACCCATCAATAA
- the folP gene encoding dihydropteroate synthase — protein MEPSITKPVAKPWVIRDRQFIWGERTYIMGILNVTPDSFSDGGQFNSRDAALKQVTQMLPYIDILDIGGESTRPNAQPVSAAEECDRILPIIEAIRAEYPNLPISVDTVKASVASSAIAAGADMLNDVSAGRFDLDMLPLVGKLQVPIFLMHMQGEPRTMQANPHYRDVVQDVKQFLIDAISVAKAWGISPHLIAIDPGIGFGKTLEHNLELIRNLSAFKTIKAPLLLGVSRKTFIGKLCDRPEPSDRLYGTIAACTACIAGGADILRVHDPQEIADACRVCDAIWR, from the coding sequence TTGGAACCAAGTATCACTAAGCCCGTTGCTAAACCTTGGGTAATTCGCGATCGCCAATTTATTTGGGGTGAACGCACTTACATTATGGGCATTTTGAATGTTACGCCCGATAGCTTTAGCGATGGCGGTCAATTTAACTCAAGGGATGCAGCGCTAAAACAGGTGACGCAAATGTTGCCCTATATCGACATCCTTGATATTGGTGGTGAATCGACCAGACCGAATGCTCAGCCCGTGAGTGCTGCCGAAGAATGCGATCGCATTTTGCCGATCATCGAAGCGATCCGTGCCGAATACCCGAATTTGCCAATCTCTGTAGATACTGTCAAGGCGAGTGTGGCAAGTTCAGCGATCGCCGCAGGCGCAGATATGCTTAATGATGTCTCCGCAGGCAGATTTGATCTCGATATGCTGCCTTTAGTGGGCAAGCTGCAAGTACCAATTTTTTTGATGCATATGCAAGGGGAACCACGCACTATGCAAGCCAATCCCCATTATCGCGATGTAGTGCAGGATGTTAAGCAATTTCTCATTGATGCAATTTCTGTAGCGAAGGCTTGGGGCATTTCTCCGCATCTCATAGCAATCGATCCAGGGATTGGCTTTGGGAAAACTCTAGAACATAATTTGGAACTGATCAGAAATTTAAGTGCTTTTAAGACGATTAAAGCGCCACTTTTGTTAGGGGTATCACGCAAAACCTTTATTGGTAAACTGTGCGATCGCCCTGAGCCTAGCGATCGCCTTTATGGGACAATCGCGGCCTGTACAGCCTGTATTGCGGGTGGTGCTGATATTTTGCGCGTTCATGATCCCCAAGAAATCGCTGATGCATGTCGCGTATGTGATGCAATTTGGAGGTAA
- a CDS encoding phosphotransacetylase family protein codes for MPQAKHLLIGSTRAGSGKSATILGLTYHLQAKGYKVGYGKPIGTFTTKELPESAEHDEADVDFIQQTLNLPSSLLRPTLLNLDRAALQRRLSGEDNNDYSTKLEEYKKIIEGDLVLLEAPANTAEGTIFGLSLEQMANNLDAPIMLVMRFGSLLVVDHILMAKNRFGDRLLGVVINDIPDDQYETAIEILHPYLEEQGIPVFALMPENRTLRSVSVSELIDQLGATILSCPENIDLSKVMVEELKIGAMDVNSAQSYFRKSYNKAVITGSSRIDLQFAALETSTNCLILTGRPYISDDVAHKAMELGVPVLAVSKDTLSTVSIIESCLGQVRLHEGVKVTSICDMMGKHFNFDRFLKLMKIKALATA; via the coding sequence GTGCCACAGGCTAAGCATTTGTTGATTGGTTCTACCAGAGCAGGTAGTGGGAAATCAGCAACTATTTTGGGTTTAACATATCATTTGCAAGCCAAGGGTTACAAAGTTGGCTACGGTAAACCAATTGGCACTTTTACGACCAAAGAATTACCCGAATCAGCAGAGCATGACGAAGCTGATGTGGACTTTATTCAGCAAACGCTAAATTTGCCATCGTCACTGTTGCGTCCCACGCTACTCAATCTTGACCGCGCCGCCCTCCAGCGTCGCCTATCTGGTGAAGATAACAATGATTACAGTACCAAACTAGAGGAATATAAAAAAATTATTGAAGGCGATCTTGTCCTTTTAGAAGCTCCTGCAAATACTGCTGAAGGAACTATTTTTGGACTGTCCTTAGAGCAGATGGCAAATAATCTAGATGCGCCAATTATGTTAGTAATGCGATTTGGCTCATTGCTGGTAGTTGACCATATCCTGATGGCAAAAAATCGCTTTGGCGATCGCCTCTTGGGTGTAGTCATCAATGACATTCCTGACGATCAATATGAAACGGCGATTGAAATATTACATCCTTACCTTGAAGAACAAGGCATTCCAGTATTTGCTCTCATGCCTGAAAATCGTACATTACGAAGTGTCAGTGTCTCCGAACTCATCGATCAACTTGGCGCAACCATTCTTAGCTGTCCTGAAAATATTGATTTAAGCAAAGTGATGGTCGAAGAGTTAAAAATTGGGGCAATGGATGTTAACTCCGCCCAAAGCTATTTCCGCAAGTCTTACAATAAAGCTGTCATCACAGGTAGCAGTCGCATTGACCTTCAGTTTGCAGCGCTAGAAACTTCTACTAATTGTCTAATTCTCACAGGTCGTCCCTATATTAGTGATGATGTTGCTCACAAGGCTATGGAACTGGGTGTACCTGTGCTTGCAGTCAGCAAAGACACCCTCAGTACTGTCAGTATTATCGAAAGCTGCCTCGGGCAAGTCCGCCTACATGAGGGCGTAAAAGTTACTAGCATTTGCGACATGATGGGCAAACACTTTAATTTTGATCGCTTCTTAAAATTAATGAAAATTAAAGCTTTAGCCACTGCTTAA